The genomic window TCGAataattagaaaatatatttgttgaaattCTTATCAGACTTCAACTTAACCCATCATGCTTTTACCATGTATTGTGATTAAAAATCTTAGATCCGATTCGATGCAAACTTCGAATCCAAttggatttaaaaataaaaaaatcggtGTTTAAGCTATCGAACCGAAAGGGTTGTTCTCTATTTTGGAGTGTTTAAGTGTAATAAAGTGGGACCCAGTTGGGTTAGTTGAAACATCGGGTCAAGCATGTCAGCATGTGACCTCCGTTTCACGCTGCACGTGGACtgctaatattatttttttaagtattaatttaagaaaaaaaagtattttttaaattttataatctgattttttaaatttcactcaggaaatttaaaaaactttgcaattaatgtattaaataataattgataATCTACAAGtcaaataatatcattttaattagagaaaattaaaaaaataaatataattatgttaataaacgtaaaattaaattattgtcaATTGCAAATAAGTGGTTATCTAATTTCAAAAAGTATacatctttattttaaaaaactctATTTTCCACTTAAAAATCCACTCAACCATTTTTATTCAtgtattatttttcataaaatataattttttttataaaaagaggatgatgattttgaagggaaaaaacaaaaacaaaagacgGCTAACTTGACTGGTAAGATGCTTATGAAGTCCAAACATGGAAACCTAAAAAGAAATGTAAAATAATTGTCAAACTACATGACGATCCAAATGAGAatacttttttgtttttattattctgGCAGCTAAGATTTTGATGAGTTATTCTTGTTTTAGTGACTTTCCTCTTAATTGGGTTTAGTTCATTGAAGATGTCATGATCGGACTACGTAAGAATATATTTTagaaatgtttataagtttttcaaatatttaaactTACGTATGAGTGTATTTTTATTAGAATGGATACCAATTGTCACTATCCAACTTAACCCTCGGAGCATGGGCCATGTGTCTtgagaatttttttgaatttcttttctttcACTCCTACAATTTCTTCCATATTTTTATCACTTTTAAGTGTGTTTTTAAAGATTCTAACCTATATATCATGGTTGTCTCAATATAATTCTAGGCCCGTTctcaacaaaaaataattaaatgtctttaaataaaataagaactatagaatatccaaacaataacaataaaatagtagtaatataatagtaaaatgacatcaaaacaataaaaataataaatttttttcttattttgagtCGGGTTGGGCCGAGCCCGGACAAATATAAGCGCATCTGATCGAAGAAATACCAAGGTTGGCAAAAatcaatcaatatatatatgtgtgtttattaGAAGTGCAGAATGTAAACCCTATTTTTTTTTATGGTCTACCAAAGGTAATAATATTACTTATTAAGatgaaacatattttaaaaatatgtaatataAATAGAATTGAAGAAAATACATGCAATaaccatttaaaaaataaaaacataaagcgGGCCGGGGAGTAGGCAAGCCAAGTTTTATTGACCAACGATTTACTTTTATTCTTCACGTTGATTTTTCTATAGGAAATcccaataaaatttcatatagaaataaatctaaaaaaattgtaTGCATGTGGTGTTTAATTTGTGAAGTAAGCCTAATTTAGTTTGGTAAGATAGCAGGCGCagtcttttaattaatttaatgtaaggTGATTAATGAACTGTCTAAAATAACCTCAATAATGGGTAATCTTATTCaactataagaccatgtctaatgaattttgactttttcatgttgttgtaaaatttgtaaataattatttagaaaattgTGATTAACTCTTGTATATATCTCTAATTAATATTAAGTTTTGGTGaatcttaatttaattagttaatgattattttcattttttaattacggTACAGATAGTCGTCAATTTtatcaattataaaataaaatattagttatCCAAAAATTTTCAAGCCCAAACATTTGGACTAAAGCAGTCTTGAATTCTGCCCACTTGAAATTGAATAATACTTCCCCAATTCCACaacaattcaattaattaatagttttaaaagATTAGGAAAAATATTAAGTAAGCGGTAGGTGGTAAACAAATTGAGTGCGTGACTTTAAAGCCTATGCTTTGActtgtattttgatttattacTTCCCTATGTTAGGGCTTAGTGCATCACTCTCATTTTTGGCACTTCCTTTGACAAGCTTCGCCCAAAATTCTTGAACAAAAATATCAATcacattttgaattattttattgaaaaccAACTAGTTCAACTACTTGGGCTTGAatgcaagtaaaaaaaaaaagttaaacacGAGATTTCAGaggaaatagaaatttttttaattgattatgaCTCGTTTTTTTTAATCAGTCATAGATTCGATATCTTTAAAGTCATGACGCTTGTTTCAATAGTATTTACTAAGGTTTCGCTGGTTACACTAAAAAGAACGTGGTCATCGTCGACAGACGGAATGCACCGGCTTGTGGAGGTCTAATTTGGTGGCTGAAATCTATTATTTTAATGTAGCTTATGCTAGTGTCGTTTGTGTTCTTGCTAGCATTTTTCCTTGGAAGCAATGGGCTTAAGTTAAACGTTTTTTCACTATAGCTTGATTTTAGTCAAACGTTATATATTGCTTTGGGCTTATGTTCCAATATATCGGGCCTCTATGACTTTTTTAATGGGATGATAAGAAGTGGGCTTGGCATCAATGGGTCATGGATGCAAAGATGAGTTCCAAAGTTGATAAGATCCAATCCGACTCGACAAATTGAACCCCTAAAATAGGGTCTATCTACTAGGTAGCCTTGGAAAACTAAAATCTGTCTTTAATCTACTACAAATGGAAACCCTTTGGTTGTTGAATTTCAACATTAGGCTGATTACAATTTTGTTGGATAAGATTTCATTAAACTGATGATTGATTGAGAGTCTAAATGATTTCAACTGTCTTCTGATTAATAGCTTTATATCTCCATCTCTCTTTCTCCAAAAAATCAGCATCCAAGAACCTGGAAACAAATGCCCATACCCTATACACGTCTTCAAAATTTGTGAAGAATCCCAATGCAGCAGTGACCACTGTTATTCCACAACCCAAATTATCTCTCCTATTGCTCGACAACACTGTCTCCAATGCCTTCTTCTCCTTCTCCTCTTCATGCTTATCCGAGAACCAAATGTGGTGCAAAGTTCCAATGCTCAAAGCAATGTTGTTTCTATCAGCCAGCTTTTGCACCATTGTAGGATCGATCCTTTCTCCTTTCCAATCGAATACATTGAATGCCACGGCGGGTCCTCGGTCAAAGCTTACTTGGGGTCCATAGATTCTGACAGCAGGGACTCCGGTTTCTGAATGTGGGTGTTGAAGGCTCGTCAGTGCATTCACCAACCAGTTGACCAGGTTCCTTGTCCTGCTCTTGATTAGTACCACCCCTAATGAATCTGCATGATCCAAGCTTCTGCATTCGAATTCTGGGTTTTTGTTCTCAAGGGTATTGCTGGTGCTACCAGGTTCAAAGGATGCTTCTATCACTTCTTCAATTTCAGAAAATGATACagtctttttctttgttttggttcCTTTTCCTTCAGGTTTCTGTACTTCATGACTGGCTTCATCTTCATCGTTCTTGTGTTGGATAGAGAAGGGGCCTGAGAATGAACCTTGAATAGGAGGAAATTCATccactttcttttttgtttcaatGCTAGAAACTATAGCTGGTTTATCGGGGATTCGAGCTGGCCATGATACAGGGACAAGATTCACTATTCCCACACTTGTGGTTGAATCTTTCAGAACTGAAGTACTGGATTTCTTGACAAACAAGCAACAAAATCCAGATGGGTTCTCACCAAAAACCTTGTAAAATGAGCAAACCAGGAAGTCGGGGCTAAAGAGAGAAAGCCCCAAGGTGTCCATGTCTTTAGCTCCCAATGCAGATGCATCAAGCAACAGATGCCACCCATTCTCCCTTGCCAGGCTCATCCACGTATATGAATATCTCGACCCTGTAACCCTTGATTGAAGTGGGAAAACGAAAAGTCCTTTTTTCTTGAGCTTACTTATCTTCTTCCTCAGTTTGTCCGTCTGTATTTCCAGATTAGGCCATGAGAAACTAGCCGAGATGGCTTTTGCTCCTCTATTCTTAGACCTCTCAATCATCACTTCCACGGCCTCACTTTGATGGTCATAAACCGTTACAAGGTTTCGATTATACTGAAATGGATAAGACTCTGCAACAAGCTTGAAAGCAGCTGATTGATTTGCAGTGAAAATAAAGTTGTAATCAGCTTCTGAGATATTCATGAAAGCCATGATCCTTTTCCTCATACTGGACTGAAATTCCGACTCTTCACCACAATACAATAGCTGAGATTTCAAGCTTACTGATTTGTAGGAAACATCAAAAAATGGGGACTCTAAAGATGATGAAGTAACAGGAGATCCTGGACATTGATTTTCAAGCTGAGAATAAGAGAAAAGGCCATGGCCAATGTAATCAAGGTAGACATGGTTGGTGATGGAAAGATGATAGTATTCATGAGCTCGGATTTTGTCAGCTTCATCCGTTTGGGAATATTGAGTGTACACTTTGTTGAAATAAGAAAAAGTTTCCTCAAATGAAGGAAGGGATTCATGGTTGGTGAAGTTGAAATTTGGGTAGAGAGTAGCAACCGTGCTTACCTCAAACTTGTATCGAAATGCCTCCGCCGCGGTGATCGGAGTCTCAGACGTCGCAGAATGAGACTGGGGAAGTCCTGGAAATGGATTCGGACAACAACCGGAACAGCAGGCTTTTGCGGCGTCTCTTATCCATGGTGATTGCATTGTCTTGTATTATGAGAATTGGAAAGGTTTGTCTAATGGAAACCCCCATCAACATTCAGCAAGAAGCATACTCAATGCATGTTCTTCAACTTAAGTTTATAAAAGACATGCATGATCCAATGTGTTGCTAATTAATGCACAATTGTTTTTGATTAaatctattttctttgttaatctcAAACATGAAGTACTTCCTTACGAAGTAAAAgtgaaaagaaatcaaaagatggGAAGAAGGGAGACTGAATTATAAGACTAAACCGACAACTTTGTATTGTCTAATGAATAATGACCTAAGCTTCTTCATTAcatttaattgatcaaattgtGAAACTTAAGGAAGTGATCCCTTTTCTAAGAAATTTCTTTTATGTACACGcatcaaatgaatcaaaacatGTTAGAAAAAGAAATCCTTAATGTCAATGTCGATACTCGTAAATTGCTCAAATTCGAGTATAAGtatcgaatatatatataatataagtataatttttttcttttaattttgtttaataattTCTAGAAATCATATCTTTCTATCCAATTTTAGAACACAAATACTATAAGAAACAGTCCGAGCAACATGATTATCCATATAATATTGAACATAAAAAAAGATATTGAAGTGTTACAAA from Gossypium hirsutum isolate 1008001.06 chromosome D12, Gossypium_hirsutum_v2.1, whole genome shotgun sequence includes these protein-coding regions:
- the LOC107946993 gene encoding uncharacterized protein, yielding MQSPWIRDAAKACCSGCCPNPFPGLPQSHSATSETPITAAEAFRYKFEVSTVATLYPNFNFTNHESLPSFEETFSYFNKVYTQYSQTDEADKIRAHEYYHLSITNHVYLDYIGHGLFSYSQLENQCPGSPVTSSSLESPFFDVSYKSVSLKSQLLYCGEESEFQSSMRKRIMAFMNISEADYNFIFTANQSAAFKLVAESYPFQYNRNLVTVYDHQSEAVEVMIERSKNRGAKAISASFSWPNLEIQTDKLRKKISKLKKKGLFVFPLQSRVTGSRYSYTWMSLARENGWHLLLDASALGAKDMDTLGLSLFSPDFLVCSFYKVFGENPSGFCCLFVKKSSTSVLKDSTTSVGIVNLVPVSWPARIPDKPAIVSSIETKKKVDEFPPIQGSFSGPFSIQHKNDEDEASHEVQKPEGKGTKTKKKTVSFSEIEEVIEASFEPGSTSNTLENKNPEFECRSLDHADSLGVVLIKSRTRNLVNWLVNALTSLQHPHSETGVPAVRIYGPQVSFDRGPAVAFNVFDWKGERIDPTMVQKLADRNNIALSIGTLHHIWFSDKHEEEKEKKALETVLSSNRRDNLGCGITVVTAALGFFTNFEDVYRVWAFVSRFLDADFLEKERWRYKAINQKTVEII